A single Streptomyces sp. Edi2 DNA region contains:
- a CDS encoding alpha/beta hydrolase-fold protein, with translation MGLTSRSLLYAVAAVAVVCVGLTLWLWPRFAGRGPRALLGRLGVIAATQLAVVAALGLAVNANFQFYGSWHELLGLYDDAPAAVGKWGDAGTAGPAGDPSKGLVQASGADGLDKVHGLPKGEPSLVGKVEPVRIVGKRTRAVDPAYVYLPPQYFQPQYARQRFPVIVALSGYPGGTFLLGQHLRLPQTAGRLIREGRMQPTVIVMLRPTIAPPRDTQCVDVPGGPQAETFFARDVPDALKSRYRVGHDPGGWGVMGYSSGGSCALQLAMRHDRTYTSAAALSPDYNVSNDPTTGNLFGEGRGRVRNRQEHDLMWRLRHLPAPRVDVLVGTSRTGEKNYPAARAFLAAVRPPMKADSIVLAHGSHNFATWRRELPAALQWMSRSLSFPEDVVGNS, from the coding sequence ATGGGACTGACCAGCCGATCGCTGTTGTATGCCGTGGCCGCGGTCGCCGTGGTCTGCGTGGGGCTCACGCTCTGGCTGTGGCCGCGGTTCGCCGGGCGCGGGCCGCGGGCGCTGCTGGGGCGGCTGGGGGTGATCGCCGCGACGCAGCTGGCCGTCGTGGCGGCGCTCGGGCTTGCCGTGAACGCCAATTTCCAGTTCTACGGCTCCTGGCACGAACTGCTCGGGCTGTACGACGATGCGCCGGCCGCCGTCGGCAAATGGGGCGACGCGGGGACGGCCGGGCCCGCCGGCGACCCGTCGAAGGGCCTGGTGCAGGCCTCGGGGGCGGACGGGCTGGACAAGGTGCACGGTCTGCCGAAGGGGGAGCCGTCCCTGGTGGGCAAGGTCGAGCCCGTGCGGATCGTCGGAAAGCGGACCCGGGCGGTGGACCCGGCGTACGTCTACCTGCCGCCGCAGTACTTCCAGCCCCAGTACGCCCGCCAGCGGTTCCCCGTCATCGTCGCGCTCAGCGGCTATCCGGGGGGCACCTTCCTGCTGGGCCAGCACCTGCGGCTGCCGCAGACCGCCGGCCGGCTGATCCGGGAAGGCCGGATGCAGCCGACCGTCATCGTGATGCTGCGGCCCACCATCGCGCCGCCGCGCGACACCCAGTGCGTCGATGTGCCGGGCGGCCCGCAGGCCGAGACCTTCTTCGCCCGCGATGTGCCGGACGCGCTCAAGTCCCGCTACCGCGTCGGCCACGACCCCGGCGGCTGGGGCGTCATGGGCTACTCGTCGGGCGGCAGCTGCGCGCTCCAGCTCGCGATGCGGCATGACCGTACGTACACCTCGGCGGCCGCCCTCTCGCCCGACTACAACGTCAGCAACGACCCCACTACCGGCAATCTCTTCGGCGAGGGACGGGGCCGGGTCCGCAACCGCCAGGAGCACGACCTGATGTGGCGGCTGCGGCACCTGCCCGCTCCCCGGGTGGACGTCCTGGTGGGCACGAGCCGCACCGGCGAGAAGAACTACCCGGCGGCCCGGGCCTTCCTCGCCGCGGTCCGGCCTCCGATGAAGGCGGACTCGATCGTCCTCGCCCACGGCAGCCACAACTTCGCCACCTGGCGGCGCGAACTGCCCGCCGCGCTGCAGTGGATGAGCCGGTCACTGAGCTTTCCGGAGGACGTGGTGGGCAACTCGTAG
- a CDS encoding helix-turn-helix domain-containing protein, producing the protein MRADARRNYERLLTEARTAFTEHGTDTSLEDIARRAGVGIGTLYRHFPNRTALMGAVFQGEVDALLTHARELADAPQPCAALVEWLRAIITHASTYRGLSRALMTASADDSSGMARCSVPMREAGDALLTRAQQAGAVRPDVSISDLMQLTNGISLAVEESPDDPQLADRLLTLTLSGLKGGARKP; encoded by the coding sequence ATGCGGGCCGATGCGCGCCGCAATTACGAGCGGCTGCTGACCGAGGCCCGTACGGCCTTCACCGAGCACGGCACGGACACCTCGCTGGAGGACATCGCGCGCCGGGCCGGCGTCGGCATCGGGACCCTCTACCGCCACTTCCCGAACCGGACGGCGCTGATGGGCGCGGTCTTCCAGGGCGAGGTGGACGCCCTGCTGACGCACGCCAGGGAGCTCGCGGACGCGCCGCAGCCGTGCGCCGCGCTGGTGGAATGGCTGCGCGCGATCATCACCCACGCCAGTACCTACCGCGGGCTGTCGCGTGCGCTGATGACGGCATCGGCGGACGACAGTTCGGGGATGGCGCGGTGCAGCGTGCCGATGCGGGAGGCCGGTGACGCGCTGCTGACCCGCGCCCAGCAGGCCGGGGCGGTACGCCCCGATGTGAGCATCAGCGATCTGATGCAGCTGACCAACGGCATCTCACTGGCCGTGGAGGAGTCTCCGGACGACCCCCAGCTCGCCGACCGGCTGCTGACCCTCACCCTGAGCGGGCTGAAGGGCGGCGCGCGGAAGCCGTAG
- a CDS encoding DeoR/GlpR family DNA-binding transcription regulator — MFAAERRQLILEMVRANGAVSLRELARVVQTSEVTVRRDVRALEAEGLLDRRHGGAVLPGGFTRESGFPQKSHLATAEKTAIADLAAGFVEEGEAIVVGAGTTTQELARRLARVPGLTVVTNSLLVAQALAHANRVEVVMTGGTLRGSNYALVGSGAEQSLQGLRVSRAFLSGSGLTAERGLSTSNMLSASVDRALVQAAGEVVVLADHTKLGSDTMFQTVPTDVITRLVTDEPPGHDDRAATELQALADQGVQIAVAGGPAAGRGPGQPGMEGGAGDRRGPRRDVPLPGQRRSHAPGGGGGGPQLRSATPLSEASGGRVADLAPRRR; from the coding sequence GTGTTCGCTGCAGAACGTCGCCAATTGATCCTTGAAATGGTGCGCGCCAATGGAGCCGTATCGCTCCGGGAGCTCGCCCGCGTCGTCCAGACCTCCGAAGTAACCGTACGGCGGGACGTGCGGGCGCTGGAGGCAGAAGGGCTGCTCGACCGCCGCCACGGCGGTGCGGTCCTCCCGGGAGGCTTTACTCGCGAATCCGGATTCCCACAGAAGTCCCATCTAGCGACCGCGGAGAAGACGGCCATCGCCGATCTCGCGGCCGGCTTCGTCGAAGAGGGCGAGGCCATCGTCGTCGGCGCCGGAACGACCACCCAGGAGCTGGCCCGCCGGCTCGCCCGGGTCCCCGGTCTGACCGTCGTCACCAACTCCCTACTGGTCGCCCAGGCGTTGGCCCATGCCAACCGCGTCGAGGTCGTGATGACCGGCGGCACCCTGCGCGGCTCCAACTATGCGCTGGTCGGCAGCGGTGCCGAGCAGTCCCTCCAGGGCCTGCGGGTGTCCCGCGCCTTCCTGTCGGGCAGTGGCCTGACCGCCGAGCGCGGCCTGTCCACCTCCAACATGCTCTCCGCCAGCGTCGACCGGGCGCTGGTGCAGGCGGCGGGGGAGGTGGTGGTGCTCGCCGACCACACCAAGCTCGGGTCCGACACGATGTTCCAGACCGTGCCGACGGATGTGATCACGCGACTCGTCACGGACGAGCCGCCGGGCCACGACGACCGCGCCGCCACGGAGCTGCAGGCGCTGGCCGACCAGGGCGTGCAGATCGCCGTCGCCGGCGGCCCGGCCGCGGGCCGCGGTCCGGGACAGCCCGGGATGGAGGGGGGTGCCGGGGACCGGAGAGGCCCCCGGCGGGACGTCCCGCTGCCCGGCCAGCGGCGCAGCCATGCGCCGGGCGGCGGGGGCGGCGGCCCGCAGCTCCGCTCGGCCACCCCCCTGTCCGAGGCCTCGGGCGGCCGGGTCGCCGACCTGGCTCCGCGACGGCGCTGA
- a CDS encoding phospho-sugar mutase translates to MATDPAELINRAQAWLAEDPDPETREELSKLIEAAAGDDRIAAELAARFAGTLQFGTAGLRGELGAGPMRMNRSVVIRAAAGLAAYLKAQGDGAGLVVIGYDARHKSADFARDTAAVMVGAGLRAAVLPHPLPTPVLAFAIRHLGAVAGVEVTASHNPPRDNGYKVYLGDGSQIVPPADGEIAAEIAAVGPLAGVPRPEAGWETLDEAVLHAYLARTDAVLTPGSPRDTKVVYTPMHGVGRDTLVGAFARAGFPAPVVVTEQAEPDPDFPTVAFPNPEEPGAMDLAFATARDRAADADIVIANDPDADRCAVAVPDPGTPDGWRMLRGDEVGALLAAHLVSKRASGTFATTIVSSQLMSRIAAASSLPYEETLTGFKWLARVDGLRYAFEEALGYCVDPEGVRDKDGITAALLITELAAELKQSGRTLADLLDDLALEFGLHATDQLSVRVEDLSLIADAMRTLREQPPTALAGLAVARADDLNQGTETLPPTDGLRYYLSGSPEAGIEAARVVVRPSGTEPKLKCYLEVVVPVASPEALLAARTKAATALASLKRDMAAAAGI, encoded by the coding sequence GTGGCTACCGATCCCGCGGAGCTGATCAACCGGGCCCAGGCATGGCTGGCCGAGGACCCCGACCCGGAGACCCGCGAGGAGCTGTCCAAGCTCATCGAGGCCGCCGCCGGCGACGACCGAATCGCGGCCGAGCTGGCCGCGCGGTTCGCCGGCACCCTCCAGTTCGGCACCGCCGGGCTGCGCGGGGAGCTGGGCGCGGGCCCGATGCGGATGAACCGCTCGGTGGTCATCCGCGCCGCGGCCGGTCTCGCCGCGTACCTCAAGGCGCAGGGCGACGGCGCCGGGCTGGTCGTCATCGGCTACGACGCCCGCCACAAGAGCGCCGACTTCGCCCGCGACACGGCGGCCGTGATGGTCGGCGCGGGCCTGCGCGCCGCGGTGCTGCCGCACCCGCTGCCCACCCCGGTCCTGGCCTTCGCGATCAGGCACCTGGGCGCGGTGGCCGGTGTCGAGGTCACCGCCAGCCACAACCCGCCGCGCGACAACGGCTACAAGGTCTACCTGGGCGACGGTTCACAGATCGTGCCGCCCGCGGACGGCGAGATCGCCGCCGAGATCGCCGCGGTCGGCCCGCTGGCCGGCGTACCGCGCCCCGAGGCCGGCTGGGAAACCCTCGACGAGGCGGTCCTGCACGCCTATCTGGCGCGTACCGACGCGGTCCTGACGCCCGGCTCTCCCCGGGACACCAAGGTCGTCTACACCCCGATGCACGGCGTCGGCCGGGACACCCTCGTCGGCGCCTTCGCCCGGGCCGGGTTCCCGGCCCCGGTGGTCGTCACGGAACAGGCCGAGCCGGACCCGGACTTCCCGACGGTCGCCTTCCCCAACCCGGAGGAGCCGGGCGCGATGGACCTCGCGTTCGCCACCGCCCGCGACCGGGCCGCGGACGCCGACATCGTGATCGCCAACGACCCCGACGCGGACCGCTGCGCCGTCGCCGTCCCCGACCCCGGTACGCCGGACGGCTGGCGGATGCTGCGCGGCGACGAGGTCGGCGCGCTGCTCGCCGCCCATCTGGTGAGCAAGCGCGCGTCCGGCACCTTCGCGACGACCATCGTCTCCTCCCAGCTGATGTCCCGTATCGCGGCCGCCTCGTCGCTCCCGTACGAGGAGACGCTGACCGGCTTCAAGTGGCTGGCGCGGGTGGACGGCCTGCGGTACGCCTTCGAGGAAGCGCTCGGCTACTGCGTCGACCCGGAGGGTGTACGCGACAAGGACGGCATCACCGCCGCACTGCTGATCACCGAGCTGGCCGCGGAGCTCAAGCAGTCCGGGCGCACCCTCGCCGACCTGCTCGACGACCTGGCGCTGGAATTCGGGCTGCACGCCACCGACCAGCTCTCGGTCCGCGTCGAGGACCTGTCGCTGATCGCCGACGCGATGCGCACGCTGCGCGAGCAGCCGCCGACCGCGCTGGCGGGCCTGGCCGTGGCCCGGGCCGACGACCTGAACCAGGGCACGGAGACGCTGCCGCCGACCGATGGCCTGCGCTACTACCTGTCCGGTTCGCCGGAGGCCGGTATCGAGGCCGCCCGCGTGGTGGTCCGTCCCAGCGGCACCGAGCCCAAGCTCAAGTGCTACCTGGAGGTCGTGGTCCCGGTGGCCTCTCCCGAGGCGCTGCTCGCGGCCCGGACGAAGGCCGCCACGGCGCTGGCGTCCCTCAAGCGGGACATGGCGGCGGCGGCCGGAATCTGA
- a CDS encoding serine/threonine protein kinase — MVLRPLDDERSGVPVPEQRFIGRSADGDRTVLIGVPLPETDPGRFLAEAEASRYLLGPWAAPAAELAAPGDAPWHARPYLPAIPLPTALALYGGPLPERTVRALGAALMETLIVGHGQGLAHAGVSPAAVLLAADGPRLTCFGAVRAAAEDGTPRSGLPGLESGSLPPEQAAGGRPQPMGDVYALGATLAYAATGYTVPEREELPAALRTVVTGCLSRDPAARPRPAEVLDALSPIADEGARVPGPEAAGGAAGPLPPATVLDAAGNPAGRAAAALGPGWLPGRLIAALARQSAEVLAATLPTPPAARQD, encoded by the coding sequence GTGGTGCTCCGCCCTCTGGATGACGAGCGGTCCGGGGTGCCCGTACCGGAGCAGCGGTTCATCGGGCGGAGCGCGGACGGGGACCGTACGGTGCTGATCGGCGTCCCGCTGCCGGAGACCGACCCCGGGCGGTTCCTCGCCGAGGCGGAGGCCTCGCGCTATCTGCTCGGGCCGTGGGCCGCACCGGCCGCCGAACTCGCCGCGCCCGGCGACGCGCCCTGGCACGCCCGCCCCTACCTCCCCGCGATCCCGCTGCCCACCGCGCTCGCCCTGTACGGCGGGCCGCTGCCCGAGCGGACCGTACGGGCGCTCGGCGCGGCCCTGATGGAGACCCTGATCGTCGGGCACGGGCAGGGCCTGGCCCATGCCGGTGTGTCGCCCGCCGCCGTGCTGCTGGCCGCCGACGGGCCCCGGCTCACCTGCTTCGGGGCGGTGCGCGCCGCGGCCGAGGACGGCACGCCGCGCTCCGGGCTGCCCGGCCTGGAGTCGGGGAGCCTGCCGCCGGAGCAGGCCGCCGGCGGGCGGCCGCAGCCGATGGGCGATGTCTACGCACTCGGCGCGACCCTCGCGTACGCCGCCACCGGGTACACCGTGCCGGAGCGGGAAGAGCTCCCCGCCGCCCTGCGGACCGTCGTCACGGGCTGCCTCTCCCGGGACCCGGCGGCCCGGCCGCGCCCCGCCGAGGTGCTGGACGCGCTCAGCCCGATTGCCGACGAGGGCGCGCGAGTACCCGGGCCCGAAGCTGCGGGTGGCGCCGCCGGCCCCCTGCCGCCCGCCACCGTGCTCGACGCCGCCGGAAACCCCGCGGGCCGCGCCGCCGCCGCGCTCGGCCCCGGTTGGCTGCCAGGACGGCTCATCGCGGCCCTCGCCCGCCAGTCGGCCGAGGTGCTCGCCGCCACCCTCCCGACTCCGCCCGCCGCACGCCAGGACTGA
- a CDS encoding gamma-glutamylcyclotransferase: protein MSLYAAYAGNLDARLMSRRAPHSPLRGTGWLDGWRLTFGGEQMGWEGALATVVESPASQLFVALYDIAPMDEESMDRWEGVGMDIYRRMRVRVHTLDGDETAWIYVLNGYEGGLPSARYLGEIADAAESAGAPHDYVMELRKRPC from the coding sequence ATGTCGCTCTACGCCGCGTACGCCGGCAACCTCGACGCGCGGCTGATGTCCCGCCGCGCACCGCACTCGCCGCTGCGCGGCACCGGCTGGCTGGACGGCTGGCGGCTCACCTTCGGCGGCGAGCAGATGGGCTGGGAGGGCGCGCTGGCGACGGTCGTCGAATCCCCCGCCTCCCAGCTCTTCGTCGCGCTCTACGACATCGCGCCCATGGACGAGGAGTCCATGGACCGCTGGGAGGGCGTGGGCATGGACATCTACCGCCGGATGCGGGTGCGGGTGCACACCCTCGACGGCGACGAGACGGCGTGGATCTACGTCCTCAACGGCTATGAGGGCGGTCTGCCGTCCGCCCGCTATCTGGGCGAGATCGCGGACGCCGCGGAGTCGGCGGGCGCACCGCACGACTATGTGATGGAGCTGCGCAAGCGGCCCTGCTGA
- a CDS encoding purine-nucleoside phosphorylase → MNASVTPDIARDPQGAAADAAARLRQLTGAETHDVALVMGSGWAPAAEALGAPEHEFPVTELPGFPPPAVAGHGGTIRSYRIGDKRALVFLGRTHYYEGRGVAAVAHGVRTAAAAGCKTIVLTNGCGGLRDGMRPGQPVLISDHLNLTATSPIAGANFVDLTDLYSPRLRALCKEVDPSLEEGVYAQFPGPHYETPAEIKMIRTLGADLVGMSTVLEAIAAREAGAEVLGLSLVTNLAAGMTGEPLNHEEVLQAGRDSATRMGSLLAQVLGKL, encoded by the coding sequence GTGAACGCATCTGTTACCCCGGACATCGCGCGCGACCCGCAGGGCGCCGCCGCCGACGCCGCCGCCCGTCTGCGCCAGCTGACCGGCGCCGAGACCCATGACGTCGCCCTGGTGATGGGCTCCGGCTGGGCGCCGGCCGCCGAGGCCCTGGGCGCGCCCGAGCACGAATTCCCCGTCACCGAGCTGCCCGGCTTCCCGCCGCCGGCCGTCGCCGGACACGGCGGCACGATCCGCTCGTACCGGATCGGCGACAAGCGGGCGCTGGTCTTCCTGGGCCGTACGCACTACTACGAGGGCCGTGGCGTCGCCGCGGTCGCGCACGGCGTCCGTACCGCCGCCGCGGCCGGCTGCAAGACCATCGTGCTCACCAACGGGTGCGGCGGTCTGCGCGACGGCATGCGCCCCGGCCAGCCGGTCCTCATCAGCGACCACCTCAACCTGACCGCCACCTCCCCGATCGCCGGCGCGAACTTCGTCGACCTGACGGACCTGTACTCGCCGCGGCTGCGCGCGCTGTGCAAGGAGGTCGACCCGAGCCTGGAGGAGGGCGTCTACGCCCAGTTCCCCGGCCCGCACTACGAGACCCCGGCCGAGATCAAGATGATCCGGACGCTGGGCGCCGACCTGGTCGGCATGTCCACGGTCCTGGAGGCCATCGCGGCGCGGGAGGCCGGCGCCGAGGTGCTCGGGCTGTCGCTGGTGACGAACCTCGCCGCCGGTATGACGGGCGAACCGCTCAACCACGAAGAGGTGCTGCAGGCCGGCCGCGACTCCGCGACCCGGATGGGCAGCCTGCTCGCCCAGGTGCTCGGCAAGCTCTGA
- a CDS encoding NAD(P)H-quinone dehydrogenase: protein MEYVTRIVIIGGGPGGYEAALVAASLGAEVTVVDCDGLGGASVLTDCVPSKTLIATAEVMTTFDSSYEELGIIVEDDTPYKDRPARVVGVDLGKVNRRVKRLALAQSHDITASVTRAGGRVMRGRGRLEPGQAPDGSRKVTVTAADGTTEGLIADAVLIATGAHPREIPDALPDGERILNWTQVYDLDELPEELIVVGSGVTGAEFAGAYQALGSRVTLVSSRDRVLPGEDPDAAAVLEDVFRRRGMNVMSRSRAQSAKRVGDRVEVTLADGRTISGTHCLMAVGSIPNTEDIGLEAAGVKLKESGHVWTDKVSRTTAPGVYAAGDCTGIFALASVAAMQGRIAMYHFLGDAVTPLNLKTVSANVFTDPEIATVGYSQADVDSGRIDARVVKLPLLRNPRAKMQGIRDGFVKLFCRPGTGIVVGGVVVSPRASELIHPISIAVDNNLTVEQIANTFTVYPSLSGSIAEVARQLHVRKTAGE from the coding sequence ATGGAGTACGTGACTCGGATCGTGATCATCGGTGGCGGACCCGGCGGATACGAAGCGGCCCTGGTGGCCGCCTCTCTCGGCGCGGAGGTGACCGTCGTCGACTGCGACGGTCTGGGCGGGGCGTCGGTGCTGACCGACTGCGTGCCGTCGAAGACTCTTATCGCCACGGCCGAGGTGATGACCACCTTCGATTCGTCGTACGAAGAGCTCGGCATCATCGTCGAGGACGACACCCCGTACAAGGACCGGCCCGCCCGGGTCGTCGGCGTCGACCTCGGCAAGGTCAACCGACGGGTCAAGCGCCTCGCGCTCGCCCAGTCGCACGACATCACCGCCTCCGTCACCCGGGCCGGTGGCCGGGTCATGCGCGGCCGCGGCCGGCTGGAGCCGGGCCAGGCGCCGGACGGCTCCCGCAAGGTGACGGTCACCGCCGCCGACGGTACGACCGAGGGTCTGATCGCGGACGCGGTGCTGATCGCCACCGGCGCGCACCCCCGCGAGATCCCCGACGCGCTCCCCGACGGCGAGCGGATCCTGAACTGGACGCAGGTCTACGACCTCGACGAGCTGCCCGAAGAGCTGATCGTGGTCGGCTCCGGTGTCACCGGTGCCGAGTTCGCCGGTGCCTACCAGGCGCTCGGCTCCCGCGTCACCCTCGTCTCCTCCCGTGACCGCGTGCTGCCGGGCGAGGACCCGGACGCGGCCGCCGTCCTGGAGGACGTCTTCCGCCGCCGCGGCATGAACGTCATGTCGCGCTCCCGGGCCCAGTCCGCCAAACGGGTCGGCGACCGCGTCGAGGTCACCCTGGCCGACGGCCGCACGATCTCCGGTACGCACTGCCTGATGGCGGTCGGCTCCATCCCCAACACCGAGGACATCGGCCTGGAAGCGGCCGGCGTCAAGCTCAAGGAGTCCGGCCACGTCTGGACCGACAAGGTCTCCCGCACCACCGCCCCCGGTGTGTACGCGGCGGGCGACTGCACCGGCATCTTCGCGCTGGCGTCGGTCGCCGCGATGCAGGGCCGGATCGCGATGTACCACTTCCTCGGCGACGCGGTCACGCCGCTGAACCTCAAGACCGTCTCCGCGAACGTCTTCACCGACCCGGAGATCGCCACCGTCGGCTACTCCCAGGCCGACGTGGACAGCGGCAGGATCGACGCCCGGGTCGTGAAGCTCCCGCTGCTGCGCAACCCGCGCGCCAAGATGCAGGGCATCCGCGACGGCTTCGTGAAGCTGTTCTGCCGCCCCGGCACCGGCATCGTCGTCGGCGGTGTGGTCGTCTCCCCGCGCGCCAGTGAGCTGATCCACCCCATCTCGATCGCGGTCGACAACAATCTGACCGTCGAGCAGATCGCCAACACGTTCACGGTCTACCCGTCACTGTCCGGCTCGATCGCCGAGGTCGCCCGCCAGCTGCACGTCCGCAAGACGGCCGGCGAGTAG
- a CDS encoding PH domain-containing protein has product MTTQDRSTPPQQQYAERSYRSPAALAGGVLLLLLGGWLGGDALLRGAAHTKLMAVFALLIGVPLVVAYTLRPLVRAGDDRLMVRNPFRTVTLPWGAVETLRAAFSTEAVSSSGTTYQLWAIPVSLRQRKKAGRQARRGAAPGPRFGPQADAGPAPLALADQALAELREVRERAEGRESAQGEPVVRWAYAIIAPVVVGAAGLAVMVAL; this is encoded by the coding sequence ATGACGACCCAGGACCGGTCCACCCCGCCCCAGCAGCAGTACGCGGAGCGCAGCTACCGCTCGCCCGCGGCCCTCGCGGGCGGCGTACTGCTCCTCCTGCTCGGCGGCTGGCTCGGCGGCGACGCGCTGCTGCGGGGCGCCGCGCACACCAAGCTGATGGCGGTCTTCGCGCTGCTCATCGGCGTGCCGCTGGTGGTCGCCTACACCCTGCGGCCGCTGGTGCGGGCGGGCGATGACCGGCTGATGGTGCGCAATCCGTTCCGTACGGTCACGCTGCCGTGGGGCGCGGTGGAGACGCTGCGCGCGGCGTTCTCGACCGAGGCGGTCAGCAGCTCCGGCACGACGTACCAGCTGTGGGCGATCCCGGTCTCGCTGCGGCAGCGGAAGAAGGCCGGCCGGCAGGCGCGGCGGGGTGCCGCGCCCGGGCCCCGGTTCGGACCGCAGGCCGACGCCGGCCCGGCGCCGCTCGCGCTGGCCGACCAGGCCCTCGCGGAGCTCCGTGAGGTGCGGGAGCGCGCCGAGGGCCGCGAGAGTGCCCAGGGCGAGCCGGTGGTGCGCTGGGCGTACGCGATCATCGCGCCGGTCGTGGTGGGCGCGGCCGGGCTGGCCGTGATGGTGGCGCTGTAA
- a CDS encoding biotin carboxylase N-terminal domain-containing protein, which yields MRKVLIANRGEIAVRVARACRDAGIGSVAVYADPDRDALHVRAADEAYALGGDTPATSYLDIAKVLAAAADSGADAIHPGYGFLSENAEFAQAVLDAGLTWIGPPPQAIRDLGDKVAARHIAQRAGAPLVAGTPDPVSGSEEVVAFAKEHGLPIAIKAAFGGGGRGLKVARTLDEVPELYDSAVREAVAAFGRGECFVERYLDRPRHVETQCLADKHGNVVVVSTRDCSLQRRHQKLVEEAPAPFLTKEQNAELYRASKAILKEAGYEGAGTCEFLVGQDGTISFLEVNTRLQVEHPVTEEVTGLDLVREMFRIADGEELGYDDPAVRGHSFEFRINGEDPGRNFLPAPGTVTAFAAPAGPGVRLDAGVESGSVIGPAWDSLLAKLIVTGASREQALQRAARALAEFTVEGMATAIPFHRAVVTDPAFAPELTGSKEPFTVHTRWIETEFANEIPPFAAPGADEGEADSRETVVVEVGGKRLEVSLPSSLGMPLARAAVAGGAKPKRKAAKKSGSAASGDALASPMQGTIVKVAVEEGQQVAEGELVVVLEAMKMEQPLNAHRAGTIKGLTAEVGAALTSGAVICEIKD from the coding sequence GTGCGCAAGGTGCTCATCGCCAACCGTGGCGAAATCGCTGTTCGCGTTGCCCGTGCATGCCGGGACGCGGGGATCGGAAGCGTGGCCGTCTACGCCGACCCCGACCGGGACGCACTGCACGTACGCGCGGCAGACGAGGCGTACGCCTTGGGCGGTGACACTCCTGCCACCAGTTACCTGGACATCGCCAAGGTCCTGGCTGCCGCCGCCGATTCGGGTGCGGACGCCATCCACCCGGGATACGGCTTCCTGTCGGAGAACGCCGAGTTCGCGCAGGCCGTCCTGGACGCGGGGCTGACGTGGATCGGGCCGCCCCCGCAGGCCATCCGCGACCTCGGTGACAAGGTCGCGGCCCGGCACATCGCCCAGCGGGCCGGTGCCCCGCTGGTCGCCGGCACCCCCGACCCGGTCTCCGGTTCGGAGGAGGTCGTGGCCTTCGCCAAGGAGCACGGTCTGCCGATCGCGATCAAGGCGGCCTTCGGTGGCGGCGGCCGTGGTCTGAAGGTCGCCCGGACCCTCGACGAGGTCCCGGAGCTGTATGACTCCGCGGTGCGCGAGGCGGTTGCCGCGTTCGGCCGCGGCGAGTGCTTCGTCGAGCGGTACCTCGACCGCCCGCGGCACGTCGAGACCCAGTGCCTGGCCGACAAGCACGGCAATGTCGTCGTGGTCTCGACCCGTGACTGCTCGCTGCAGCGCCGCCACCAGAAGCTGGTGGAGGAGGCCCCGGCCCCGTTCCTGACCAAGGAGCAGAACGCCGAGCTGTACCGCGCCTCCAAGGCCATCCTCAAGGAGGCCGGCTACGAGGGCGCCGGCACCTGTGAATTCCTCGTCGGCCAGGACGGCACCATCTCCTTCCTGGAGGTCAACACCCGCCTCCAGGTCGAGCACCCGGTCACCGAAGAGGTCACCGGCCTCGACCTGGTCCGCGAGATGTTCCGGATCGCCGACGGCGAGGAGCTCGGCTACGACGACCCGGCCGTCCGCGGCCATTCGTTCGAGTTCCGTATCAACGGCGAGGACCCGGGCCGCAACTTCCTCCCGGCCCCCGGCACGGTCACCGCCTTCGCCGCCCCGGCCGGTCCGGGCGTGCGCCTGGACGCGGGCGTGGAGTCCGGTTCCGTCATCGGCCCGGCCTGGGACTCCCTCCTCGCCAAGCTGATCGTCACCGGCGCCAGCCGTGAGCAGGCCCTGCAGCGTGCCGCCCGTGCGCTGGCGGAGTTCACCGTCGAGGGCATGGCCACCGCCATCCCCTTCCACCGCGCGGTCGTCACGGACCCGGCGTTCGCACCCGAACTCACCGGTTCCAAGGAGCCGTTCACGGTCCACACCCGCTGGATCGAGACCGAGTTCGCCAACGAGATTCCCCCGTTCGCCGCACCGGGCGCGGACGAGGGCGAGGCCGACTCCCGCGAGACGGTCGTCGTCGAGGTCGGCGGCAAGCGCCTGGAGGTCTCGCTGCCGTCCTCGCTGGGCATGCCGCTGGCCCGGGCCGCGGTCGCCGGCGGTGCCAAGCCCAAGCGCAAGGCCGCCAAGAAGTCCGGCTCCGCCGCGTCCGGCGACGCGCTCGCCTCCCCGATGCAGGGCACCATCGTCAAGGTGGCCGTCGAGGAGGGCCAGCAGGTCGCCGAGGGCGAGCTGGTCGTCGTCCTGGAGGCCATGAAGATGGAGCAGCCGCTCAACGCGCACCGCGCCGGCACCATCAAGGGCCTGACCGCCGAGGTCGGCGCCGCCCTCACGTCCGGCGCCGTGATCTGCGAGATCAAGGACTGA